The following are encoded together in the Aerococcus mictus genome:
- a CDS encoding Arm DNA-binding domain-containing protein — protein MASIKKDKKTKKWYCRVSYQVDGKNKTKAKKGFRTKKEAELFASKVEDRLFKGQSIDEAWYGKKPKEQIFANYFEKWCETYRMSGNISLSTYNKYIAEIKRVREFFGDEELTKITLQEYQEFLNKRGNGRSQDSVRKTHGRLNACFKRAQYDGLIVSNPAFDAKINYTNVGSHRVKYYTEAEAKTLFKLFKKEINIKNVFLYIALSTGLRLGEFMA, from the coding sequence ATGGCTAGTATTAAAAAAGATAAAAAGACAAAAAAGTGGTATTGTCGAGTATCTTATCAAGTAGACGGCAAGAATAAAACAAAAGCAAAGAAAGGATTTAGGACTAAAAAAGAAGCAGAGTTATTCGCCTCCAAAGTGGAAGATCGACTATTTAAAGGTCAAAGCATTGACGAAGCTTGGTATGGTAAGAAACCTAAAGAGCAGATATTTGCTAACTACTTTGAAAAGTGGTGTGAAACCTATCGCATGTCCGGAAATATCTCCCTAAGCACTTACAACAAATATATCGCGGAGATAAAGCGTGTAAGAGAATTTTTTGGAGATGAAGAATTAACTAAGATCACATTACAAGAGTACCAAGAATTTTTAAATAAACGCGGAAACGGCCGGTCTCAAGACAGCGTACGTAAAACGCACGGGCGACTCAACGCATGCTTTAAAAGGGCTCAATATGACGGTCTAATCGTCAGTAATCCCGCTTTTGACGCCAAGATTAACTACACTAACGTAGGGTCGCATCGGGTAAAATATTATACTGAAGCAGAAGCTAAAACGCTGTTTAAGTTATTTAAAAAAGAGATTAATATCAAAAACGTCTTTTTATACATCGCCCTGTCCACAGGATTGAGACTCGGAGAATTTATGGCCTAG
- a CDS encoding Ltp family lipoprotein → MAKRLYDENGNEVKQRGGCLKWVGIAVLVLVVLLVIGGIMGGNDKSSQSSSDASSQTATSSKDSTEKSTDKEEKEPAKDDNVPQEHKNALRQADNYANKMYLSKARLYDQLVSEYGENFSPEAAQYAIDNVEADWKKNALKQAENYYTEMAMSKDRVYDQLVSEYGEQFTPEEAQYAVDNLPD, encoded by the coding sequence ATGGCAAAGAGATTGTATGATGAGAATGGGAACGAAGTGAAGCAGCGTGGTGGATGCCTTAAGTGGGTTGGAATTGCCGTTTTAGTACTTGTAGTACTCCTTGTAATCGGCGGCATTATGGGTGGTAATGATAAATCTAGTCAATCATCAAGCGACGCCTCAAGTCAAACAGCAACATCTTCAAAAGATTCGACTGAGAAATCCACAGATAAAGAAGAAAAAGAACCCGCTAAAGATGATAATGTCCCTCAAGAACACAAGAACGCCCTTAGACAAGCAGATAATTATGCTAATAAGATGTACCTGTCAAAAGCGCGTCTTTATGATCAACTTGTTTCCGAATACGGTGAAAACTTTTCCCCAGAAGCTGCTCAATATGCTATAGATAATGTGGAAGCAGATTGGAAAAAGAATGCATTGAAACAAGCTGAAAACTACTATACCGAAATGGCTATGTCTAAAGATAGAGTCTATGATCAACTTGTATCAGAGTACGGTGAACAATTTACTCCAGAAGAAGCACAATATGCAGTAGATAATTTACCTGATTAA
- a CDS encoding Abi family protein encodes MGQKFKHTFKTYKEQRAILESKNLIIDDEHLLDLVLKDYSYYTIINGYKELFLKDSNSENEEFKDGTKLSDLYNAHWIDTTMSNIIFKYTLLVEKRLKSQLSYMIAKNFGVDENRYLREINYGQASYHKGKLSQIVKDINEKKHTDISAIHYFKEEGNLPPWIAAKSISFGNIVNWYQILREPHKDMLVRNMLVSPPNLKPEVLKDYFFRLLQQVYQYRNNSAHGQRSFSIHLNEKYSLLYSHLKAAKLDKYFDGYPKNGLYSIIFSILILLNDRNALNQFFIDLRDLFIVYSDKKFYIYEKSIIELFGFPPNSLNNFGEYIIESHK; translated from the coding sequence TTGGGACAAAAGTTTAAGCACACTTTTAAAACTTATAAAGAACAGCGTGCTATTCTGGAAAGTAAAAATTTAATAATAGATGATGAACATCTATTGGATCTTGTTTTAAAAGATTATTCCTACTATACGATTATTAACGGATACAAGGAATTATTTTTAAAGGATAGCAATTCAGAAAATGAAGAATTTAAAGACGGTACGAAACTATCGGATCTATATAATGCCCATTGGATAGATACTACTATGAGTAATATTATTTTCAAATATACTCTGCTAGTTGAAAAACGATTAAAATCTCAACTTTCATATATGATTGCTAAGAACTTTGGCGTTGATGAGAATAGATACCTTAGGGAAATTAATTACGGCCAAGCTTCATATCATAAAGGAAAGTTAAGTCAAATTGTTAAAGATATAAACGAAAAAAAGCATACAGATATTTCCGCAATTCATTATTTTAAAGAAGAAGGCAATCTTCCCCCGTGGATTGCTGCAAAATCTATTAGCTTTGGAAATATCGTCAATTGGTATCAGATTTTAAGAGAACCTCATAAAGATATGCTAGTAAGAAATATGTTAGTTTCTCCCCCTAACTTAAAGCCTGAAGTTTTAAAAGATTATTTCTTTAGATTACTACAACAAGTTTATCAATACAGAAATAATTCAGCTCATGGACAACGTTCGTTTTCTATTCACTTAAATGAAAAATACAGTTTATTATATTCTCATTTAAAAGCTGCAAAATTAGATAAATATTTTGACGGTTATCCTAAAAATGGTTTATATTCAATTATTTTCTCAATACTGATACTTCTTAATGATAGAAATGCATTAAATCAATTTTTTATTGACTTGCGTGATTTATTTATAGTGTATTCAGATAAAAAGTTTTACATATACGAAAAAAGTATAATTGAGTTATTTGGATTTCCACCAAATTCTTTAAATAATTTTGGAGAATATATTATAGAGTCTCATAAATAA